In Synechococcus sp. CC9616, the following are encoded in one genomic region:
- a CDS encoding monovalent cation/H(+) antiporter subunit G, producing the protein MSIQLLSSNVLIIVGLILWFWGTAPLLNKSHNLLYKLHMLTVADTVGSVLIITGLLVYAPNQWPILAVVTISFVLWNTIFSYLFAVLTNR; encoded by the coding sequence ATGAGCATTCAACTTCTCAGCTCTAATGTCTTAATCATTGTCGGTCTAATTCTTTGGTTCTGGGGCACAGCCCCACTTTTGAACAAGTCACATAATCTCTTATATAAATTGCATATGTTGACAGTTGCGGATACCGTTGGATCCGTATTAATTATTACTGGACTTCTTGTTTATGCTCCTAATCAATGGCCTATTTTGGCTGTCGTGACCATTTCTTTTGTTTTGTGGAATACCATTTTTTCCTATCTCTTTGCTGTACTGACGAATCGATAA
- a CDS encoding MnhB domain-containing protein, whose protein sequence is MKQNNFSTDLIKSSFYLIAISFVFISGLLVVPESTQRDTNSIVDYLVQIADIPNSVTAVILGSRLFDTIGEVIVFTVAGLGVKILLHSEDSETRLVGVQDPVIINLLDFVALLIGFLAIELAIRGHLSPGGGFAAGVAGATSITLLMVSGRLQRIEDLYSRYNAAIVEKFAVVIFIVIAMMSFTSVIFPTSPFSFIPQNVYIPILNVVAGLKVTIGAWSVIRLFITKRGII, encoded by the coding sequence ATGAAGCAAAATAATTTCTCCACAGATCTGATAAAGTCATCATTTTATCTTATTGCGATTTCATTTGTTTTTATCAGTGGTTTATTGGTTGTCCCAGAATCTACACAAAGGGATACCAATTCTATCGTCGACTATCTCGTTCAAATTGCCGATATTCCAAACTCCGTTACTGCTGTGATCCTTGGGTCTCGCCTGTTCGATACGATTGGTGAGGTGATTGTTTTTACTGTTGCTGGATTGGGAGTCAAAATACTTCTCCATTCCGAAGATTCCGAAACACGATTAGTTGGTGTTCAAGACCCTGTCATTATCAATTTGCTTGATTTTGTAGCTCTTCTGATTGGTTTCCTTGCCATTGAGCTTGCGATTCGAGGACATCTAAGTCCGGGAGGAGGTTTTGCCGCTGGTGTCGCCGGTGCCACGTCAATTACCTTATTAATGGTTAGTGGACGGCTTCAAAGGATTGAAGACTTATACAGTCGATATAATGCTGCGATTGTAGAAAAATTTGCCGTTGTTATTTTTATAGTGATAGCAATGATGAGTTTTACGTCTGTCATTTTCCCGACAAGTCCCTTCTCATTCATACCTCAGAATGTTTATATTCCGATTTTAAATGTTGTGGCTGGTCTAAAAGTGACAATCGGAGCATGGTCTGTGATTCGATTGTTTATTACTAAGCGTGGAATCATCTAG
- a CDS encoding potassium channel family protein produces the protein MKDKRSIKQDLWYFGDYMGGFSGTNYNYIVYLSIALLLFAIALSTETGLEPVFYRLYIPYTYELIEIFFIADYVGKIANTWSLYSYKPVHLLTSTLKLRAIVDLSTLLFLITDFLPNSSLPVISLYLLKVLILFYFSDLRDIILRVKYIVFSHPAKTFFPLTLLAIVTYSLAVIMYLVEGQMDPDHFGSILKSLWFSFVSATTIGYGDVTPTSFLGRFLSSTFALFGIICIAILTANIIDLNARYDEETSD, from the coding sequence GTGAAAGATAAAAGAAGTATCAAGCAAGATCTTTGGTACTTCGGAGATTATATGGGTGGATTCTCTGGTACGAATTACAATTATATTGTTTACCTCTCGATCGCATTACTATTGTTTGCGATTGCACTTTCAACGGAAACTGGCCTTGAGCCTGTTTTTTATCGACTTTATATCCCATATACTTATGAACTGATTGAAATTTTCTTTATCGCTGATTACGTTGGCAAAATAGCTAATACGTGGTCGCTTTATAGCTATAAACCAGTCCACTTGTTAACATCTACTCTGAAATTGCGAGCGATAGTTGACCTTTCGACCTTATTATTTTTAATTACTGACTTTCTACCAAATTCCTCGCTGCCTGTCATTTCATTGTACTTGTTGAAGGTATTGATCTTATTTTATTTTTCCGACCTAAGGGATATCATCCTTAGGGTTAAATATATAGTATTTAGTCATCCTGCAAAGACTTTTTTCCCTCTAACTCTTTTGGCCATTGTTACATATTCATTGGCAGTAATTATGTATTTAGTTGAGGGACAGATGGACCCTGATCATTTTGGATCAATATTGAAGTCGTTGTGGTTTTCGTTTGTCAGTGCAACAACAATAGGATACGGTGATGTCACACCGACCTCATTTTTAGGTCGCTTTTTATCATCTACATTTGCTTTATTTGGTATCATCTGTATTGCTATATTGACTGCTAACATAATTGACCTAAATGCTAGGTACGATGAGGAGACTTCGGATTAA
- a CDS encoding phosphosulfolactate synthase — protein MKSLNHIIDASTPYSIFKAYISSYSKYVGVLKFGWGSLLIDPEFEEKKRLLDQYKIKSTPGGTLFEYFYQQNDLNAFRDLLKRWNFCSVELSRGTITISDVEYSNLINQFSADFTVYSEVGFKSPELSDQMSPSDWIRSCQLSLDAGAEFVILEARESGTAGIVDKDGIIKTPLLTHLVNTIGLESVLFEAPVKALQAHLINLFGTDVNLGNISLQSILPLQALRQRLRSDTLETSLKSA, from the coding sequence ATGAAATCGTTAAATCACATTATCGACGCATCTACTCCTTATTCAATTTTCAAGGCGTATATTTCTTCTTACTCAAAATATGTGGGCGTTTTAAAGTTTGGCTGGGGAAGCTTGTTGATTGATCCAGAATTTGAAGAAAAGAAGAGATTGCTGGATCAGTACAAGATTAAATCTACTCCGGGCGGCACACTATTTGAGTACTTTTATCAACAAAACGACTTAAATGCTTTCAGAGATTTGCTTAAACGCTGGAATTTTTGTTCAGTAGAACTAAGTCGTGGAACAATAACTATCTCAGATGTTGAATATTCAAATTTAATTAATCAATTCTCGGCTGATTTTACAGTCTACAGTGAAGTTGGTTTCAAATCTCCAGAACTCTCAGATCAAATGAGTCCATCTGATTGGATACGCAGTTGTCAATTGTCATTGGATGCAGGTGCAGAGTTCGTTATACTTGAGGCTCGCGAATCTGGTACAGCAGGAATTGTTGATAAAGATGGTATCATCAAAACTCCTCTCTTGACTCATCTTGTCAATACCATTGGTTTGGAATCAGTTTTGTTCGAAGCTCCAGTAAAAGCCTTGCAGGCGCATCTGATTAATCTTTTTGGTACAGACGTTAATCTCGGCAATATTAGTCTCCAGAGTATTTTGCCTTTACAGGCTTTGCGTCAACGACTTCGTTCCGATACGTTGGAAACATCCTTAAAGTCGGCATGA
- a CDS encoding VOC family protein produces MLIHVAIPSYELDKSLNFYRDVIGATPFRILDDRVTFGFHNLQLVCHLTNRNDNQPNSGFYPRHFGITFIEHTEYQQFYESVLAQYGSFVYSGLSSRFSGRSDEHMTFILQDPSSNFVEFKHYLSPDSSF; encoded by the coding sequence ATGTTGATCCATGTAGCGATTCCGTCCTATGAACTCGATAAGAGTTTGAACTTTTACCGGGATGTGATCGGGGCTACACCATTTCGTATTCTCGATGACCGAGTCACTTTTGGGTTTCACAACCTTCAACTTGTTTGTCATCTGACCAATCGCAATGACAATCAACCTAACAGCGGCTTTTACCCGCGTCACTTTGGGATTACGTTCATTGAGCACACTGAATATCAGCAGTTTTACGAGAGTGTGCTTGCCCAGTACGGCTCTTTCGTTTATTCTGGCTTATCTTCTCGATTTTCCGGTCGTTCCGATGAACATATGACATTTATCTTACAAGATCCATCCAGCAATTTTGTTGAATTCAAGCATTATTTGTCACCCGATTCGTCATTTTAA
- a CDS encoding ABC transporter substrate-binding protein — translation MNAAEIKYIDRIIERGYLKVGLPPYTTPPFYFNESSGELAGYDVEIIRNFANFLDVDVKFDRDSTSFNDLVRRSGANDFDMAIGKLGTTYARMSDAHPHEYMNFRHSILAKRKSIANLQGNIPDSDFARVLLNSNIKLGFIGRSAYDTYASALFPNAEKIGYENWDKCKEALFAGEVDGIYRDATEVKKIVYQEPAISLDYVPVLFEDIVDQKSIYLSTEANNDMASILDYYLSKQVSIKDDSEIIAEFPDFYKPNTDLPSKISKKGAS, via the coding sequence GTGAATGCAGCTGAAATTAAATATATTGACCGAATAATTGAGCGTGGTTATCTAAAAGTTGGACTTCCTCCATATACAACTCCACCATTTTATTTCAATGAAAGCAGCGGAGAATTGGCTGGTTATGACGTAGAAATAATTAGAAATTTTGCAAATTTTTTGGATGTCGATGTTAAGTTCGACCGTGATTCAACAAGTTTTAACGATTTAGTACGACGATCTGGAGCCAATGATTTTGACATGGCCATTGGAAAGCTTGGTACTACCTATGCACGAATGTCTGATGCTCATCCTCATGAGTATATGAATTTCAGGCATTCAATTCTTGCCAAACGAAAATCAATCGCTAATCTCCAAGGAAATATTCCAGACAGTGATTTTGCGAGAGTTCTGTTAAACTCTAATATCAAACTTGGATTTATTGGGCGTTCTGCATACGATACTTACGCTAGCGCCCTATTCCCTAATGCCGAGAAAATAGGCTATGAAAATTGGGATAAATGTAAAGAGGCATTGTTTGCAGGCGAAGTGGATGGAATTTACAGAGATGCAACAGAAGTTAAAAAAATTGTTTATCAGGAGCCTGCGATCTCCCTTGATTATGTACCTGTTCTATTCGAAGATATAGTTGATCAAAAGTCAATATATTTATCAACAGAGGCTAATAACGATATGGCTTCTATTCTGGATTACTATTTATCGAAACAGGTTTCAATCAAGGACGATTCTGAAATCATTGCTGAATTTCCGGATTTCTATAAACCTAACACAGATCTTCCCTCCAAAATTTCCAAGAAAGGAGCCTCTTGA